The DNA segment ACGAAGGACTCGCGCAGATACTCGTGAACCGCTTGCTCCGGCACCCGGAAGGACCTGCCCACCCGGATCGCCGGCAGATGACCGCTGTGCACCAGGCGGTACACGGTCATCTTCGACACTCTCATGACCGCGGCGACTTCCGCC comes from the Streptomyces sp. NBC_00525 genome and includes:
- a CDS encoding helix-turn-helix domain-containing protein yields the protein MAADSESPLSEVKFLTVAEVAAVMRVSKMTVYRLVHSGHLPAIRVGRSFRVPEQAVHEYLRESFVGVASA